In the Phaseolus vulgaris cultivar G19833 chromosome 7, P. vulgaris v2.0, whole genome shotgun sequence genome, one interval contains:
- the LOC137828793 gene encoding protein LONGIFOLIA 1 isoform X2, which translates to MGKEWHWGGRSSKKGREAQTEIPSGCMCAVFQAFDFHPFHFSINHHQSSFKSRTSEDHAVPKGAERPRSSLESEDGTTVSSISKEENLKIPNIRIRTRGCTRSKTESFSDFSSEISVSPGTKTPTLVARLMGLDLLPDAHSSSSPCLSTPNLHRPRQHIKIIKHRNSTGSDFLPETPRMSSARRSDVEHRLSLQINKENTVPYEDFEVPRLSFSKRKYDENNSRSPSHYARQIVKQVREGVGRKVGRDITNTIKNRDQGEEECVGKFKFKKTPKTSVSESTPGKLSNQSYSPRLSRFIDTKQKPSTTPSPTIPKNQSTHSVLKPPSPPPAINIETELSKVSTKPKPEALTKKELQKKETVTICKKPTLGKSSSRVNKPPQTSIRKKQEEQFIIRHPLVTKANDIKTKNKRTRPLSSDLLSSHNTVRNLLPVKIGLSPQKQTRVSDDDDDSSRDAKRSTRLFSCSRQTCREEAPRPPPPRGPTTSDHDKSHGSFTTTPSAALHEEPEFHYVTTILSRSTGSHSNATTPIPHLHFEWFSPTHPLVPSLFHRLERNPTSHSFVSFPEDNKYCVFERKHKLGPRCNRRLLFDLVDELLSEILVRPKCYRGTLLETVWERVRSLPRAKCEVLEDIDGLVEMEEMREEEEEEGLVKEIEGNIMEWLVHETLTVMVGGEDT; encoded by the exons ATGGGCAAGGAGTGGCATTGGGGTGGAAGGTCCTCCAAGAAGGGTCGAGAAGCTCAAACAGAAATCCCTTCTGGTTGCATGTGTGCAGTCTTTCAGGCCTTTGATTTTCATCCATTTCACTTTTCCATTAACCACCACCAATCCTCTTTCAAGTCTCGCACCTCAGAAGATCACGCTGTCCCCAAAG GAGCTGAACGACCGAGGAGTAGCTTGGAGTCAGAAGATGGTACTACAGTGTCATCAATctcaaaagaagaaaatttaaaaatacca AACATTCGGATCAGAACAAGAGGGTGCACAAGATCAAAAACAGAAAGCTTTAGTGATTTTTCCTCAGAAATCAGTGTCTCTCCAGGGACCAAGACACCAACTTTGGTTGCGAGGTTAATGGGTCTCGATCTTCTTCCTGATGCACATTCCTCTTCTTCCCCATGCCTTTCCACTCCAAACCTTCATAGGCCACGACAACACATCAAAATAATCAAACATAGAAACAGCACGGGAAGTGACTTCTTGCCTGAGACTCCTAGAATGTCCTCTGCAAGAAGATCGGATGTTGAGCATAGACTCTCTCTCCAAATCAACAAGGAGAACACAGTTCCTTATGAGGATTTTGAGGTTCCTCGGCTTTCTttttcaaagagaaaatatgatGAGAACAATAGCAGGAGTCCAAGCCACTATGCCAGGCAAATTGTCAAACAGGTTAGAGAAGGTGTTGGCAGAAAGGTTGGACGTGACATCACCAACACTATCAAAAACAGAGACCAAGGAGAAGAGGAATGTGTAGgcaaattcaaattcaagaaAACTCCTAAAACTTCAGTGAGTGAATCCACTCCTGGTAAACTTTCAAACCAATCTTATTCCCCCAGACTTAGCAGATTCATTGACACCAAACAAAAACCAAGCACAACACCATCGCCAACAATTCCAAAAAATCAAAGCACACACTCAGTGTTAAAACCCCCATCACCTCCACCTGCGATCAACATTGAAACTGAGCTTTCAAAAGTTTCTACAAAGCCAAAGCCTGAAGCATTGACCAAGAAAGAGTTGCAGAAAAAAGAAACAGTCACAATATGCAAGAAACCAACCCTTGGAAAATCGAGTTCGAGGGTCAACAAGCCTCCACAAACATCAATCAGAAAGAAGCAAGAAGAACAATTTATTATCCGTCACCCATTAGTCACTAAAGCCAATGACATCAAAACCAAAAACAAGAGAACTCGTCCACTTTCAAGCGATCTTCTTAGTAGCCACAACACGGTTCGAAATCTTCTCCCTGTCAAGATTGGTCTTTCTCCTCAAAAACAG ACACGGGtgagtgatgatgatgatgattcttcTCGAGATGCAAAACGCAGCACACGGTTATTCAGTTGTTCCCGCCAGACGTGCAGAGAAGAAGCGCCACGACCACCCCCGCCCCGAGGACCAACCACCAGCGATCACGACAAATCTCACGGCTCCTTCACCACCACCCCCTCCGCCGCACTCCACGAAGAACCAGAGTTTCACTACGTCACAACCATCTTGTCCCGTAGCACTGGGTCCCACAGCAACGCCACCACGCCTATACCCCACCTCCACTTTGAGTGGTTCTCTCCCACCCACCCCTTGGTCCCTTCACTCTTTCACCGTCTCGAGCGCAACCCCACATCCCATTCCTTTGTCTCCTTCCCAGAAGACAACAAATATTGCGTCTTTGAGCGGAAACACAAGCTGGGTCCGCGCTGCAACCGTAGATTACTGTTCGATTTGGTGGACGAGTTGCTGTCGGAGATTCTGGTTAGGCCGAAGTGTTACAGAGGGACGCTGTTGGAGACGGTGTGGGAGAGGGTTCGGAGTTTGCCACGTGCGAAGTGCGAGGTTTTGGAGGACATTGATGGGTTGGTAGAGATGGAGGAGATGagggaagaagaggaagaagaagggttggTGAAGGAGATCGAGGGGAACATAATGGAGTGGTTGGTGCATGAAACGTTAACCGTTATGGTTGGTGGCGAAGATACATAA
- the LOC137828793 gene encoding uncharacterized protein isoform X1 encodes MGKEWHWGGRSSKKGREAQTEIPSGCMCAVFQAFDFHPFHFSINHHQSSFKSRTSEDHAVPKGAERPRSSLESEDGTTVSSISKEENLKIPKNIRIRTRGCTRSKTESFSDFSSEISVSPGTKTPTLVARLMGLDLLPDAHSSSSPCLSTPNLHRPRQHIKIIKHRNSTGSDFLPETPRMSSARRSDVEHRLSLQINKENTVPYEDFEVPRLSFSKRKYDENNSRSPSHYARQIVKQVREGVGRKVGRDITNTIKNRDQGEEECVGKFKFKKTPKTSVSESTPGKLSNQSYSPRLSRFIDTKQKPSTTPSPTIPKNQSTHSVLKPPSPPPAINIETELSKVSTKPKPEALTKKELQKKETVTICKKPTLGKSSSRVNKPPQTSIRKKQEEQFIIRHPLVTKANDIKTKNKRTRPLSSDLLSSHNTVRNLLPVKIGLSPQKQTRVSDDDDDSSRDAKRSTRLFSCSRQTCREEAPRPPPPRGPTTSDHDKSHGSFTTTPSAALHEEPEFHYVTTILSRSTGSHSNATTPIPHLHFEWFSPTHPLVPSLFHRLERNPTSHSFVSFPEDNKYCVFERKHKLGPRCNRRLLFDLVDELLSEILVRPKCYRGTLLETVWERVRSLPRAKCEVLEDIDGLVEMEEMREEEEEEGLVKEIEGNIMEWLVHETLTVMVGGEDT; translated from the exons ATGGGCAAGGAGTGGCATTGGGGTGGAAGGTCCTCCAAGAAGGGTCGAGAAGCTCAAACAGAAATCCCTTCTGGTTGCATGTGTGCAGTCTTTCAGGCCTTTGATTTTCATCCATTTCACTTTTCCATTAACCACCACCAATCCTCTTTCAAGTCTCGCACCTCAGAAGATCACGCTGTCCCCAAAG GAGCTGAACGACCGAGGAGTAGCTTGGAGTCAGAAGATGGTACTACAGTGTCATCAATctcaaaagaagaaaatttaaaaatacca AAGAACATTCGGATCAGAACAAGAGGGTGCACAAGATCAAAAACAGAAAGCTTTAGTGATTTTTCCTCAGAAATCAGTGTCTCTCCAGGGACCAAGACACCAACTTTGGTTGCGAGGTTAATGGGTCTCGATCTTCTTCCTGATGCACATTCCTCTTCTTCCCCATGCCTTTCCACTCCAAACCTTCATAGGCCACGACAACACATCAAAATAATCAAACATAGAAACAGCACGGGAAGTGACTTCTTGCCTGAGACTCCTAGAATGTCCTCTGCAAGAAGATCGGATGTTGAGCATAGACTCTCTCTCCAAATCAACAAGGAGAACACAGTTCCTTATGAGGATTTTGAGGTTCCTCGGCTTTCTttttcaaagagaaaatatgatGAGAACAATAGCAGGAGTCCAAGCCACTATGCCAGGCAAATTGTCAAACAGGTTAGAGAAGGTGTTGGCAGAAAGGTTGGACGTGACATCACCAACACTATCAAAAACAGAGACCAAGGAGAAGAGGAATGTGTAGgcaaattcaaattcaagaaAACTCCTAAAACTTCAGTGAGTGAATCCACTCCTGGTAAACTTTCAAACCAATCTTATTCCCCCAGACTTAGCAGATTCATTGACACCAAACAAAAACCAAGCACAACACCATCGCCAACAATTCCAAAAAATCAAAGCACACACTCAGTGTTAAAACCCCCATCACCTCCACCTGCGATCAACATTGAAACTGAGCTTTCAAAAGTTTCTACAAAGCCAAAGCCTGAAGCATTGACCAAGAAAGAGTTGCAGAAAAAAGAAACAGTCACAATATGCAAGAAACCAACCCTTGGAAAATCGAGTTCGAGGGTCAACAAGCCTCCACAAACATCAATCAGAAAGAAGCAAGAAGAACAATTTATTATCCGTCACCCATTAGTCACTAAAGCCAATGACATCAAAACCAAAAACAAGAGAACTCGTCCACTTTCAAGCGATCTTCTTAGTAGCCACAACACGGTTCGAAATCTTCTCCCTGTCAAGATTGGTCTTTCTCCTCAAAAACAG ACACGGGtgagtgatgatgatgatgattcttcTCGAGATGCAAAACGCAGCACACGGTTATTCAGTTGTTCCCGCCAGACGTGCAGAGAAGAAGCGCCACGACCACCCCCGCCCCGAGGACCAACCACCAGCGATCACGACAAATCTCACGGCTCCTTCACCACCACCCCCTCCGCCGCACTCCACGAAGAACCAGAGTTTCACTACGTCACAACCATCTTGTCCCGTAGCACTGGGTCCCACAGCAACGCCACCACGCCTATACCCCACCTCCACTTTGAGTGGTTCTCTCCCACCCACCCCTTGGTCCCTTCACTCTTTCACCGTCTCGAGCGCAACCCCACATCCCATTCCTTTGTCTCCTTCCCAGAAGACAACAAATATTGCGTCTTTGAGCGGAAACACAAGCTGGGTCCGCGCTGCAACCGTAGATTACTGTTCGATTTGGTGGACGAGTTGCTGTCGGAGATTCTGGTTAGGCCGAAGTGTTACAGAGGGACGCTGTTGGAGACGGTGTGGGAGAGGGTTCGGAGTTTGCCACGTGCGAAGTGCGAGGTTTTGGAGGACATTGATGGGTTGGTAGAGATGGAGGAGATGagggaagaagaggaagaagaagggttggTGAAGGAGATCGAGGGGAACATAATGGAGTGGTTGGTGCATGAAACGTTAACCGTTATGGTTGGTGGCGAAGATACATAA